From Ptychodera flava strain L36383 chromosome 9, AS_Pfla_20210202, whole genome shotgun sequence:
ATTTTAATCATTTCGCCCGACTGTCATAAATTGCTAACCTTTCGGGATAAATACATGTAGAATCGACCATACCAGTGGGTTAAGTATGAATGTTTCACGCAAAACTAGGGAAGTTTTGCTTGACAAGACCCAGGGGTGACCTTGGTGAAGGTAAAAGTTCCAAACAATAAGCTCTAAATGCGAGAGAAatagtctgcaattaaattgtctctgcccttGATATGTCTaggttaaactcctgtaacattaaactccatcttaacaatctctgatttttgccttttaatttctgcagaaaaacaagagggttgtgatcaatataaaccactcttcactgatttgaagaagtataaacataaacttcaaaatgctgtaaagctaatatcaaagataaacactctttttcaatagTAGAGCAGTTTCTCCAGGATtcgttaaatttgcgtgaaaagtagcaaacaggatgatctatctcATGAGTATACTCTTGTAATAAAATAGCACCAGCAGCCGCATCACTAATATCTACAGTTAATTTGAAACGCaaactgaaatctggtgcagataATACTGGAGcatttgcagtatggctttaagtgcatcaaatgcctgttggcattatTCTGACCAAGCAAactttaatttctttttaagtaagttagtcaaaggctcagtaatggtggagaaatttgaacataatTTTCTGTAATAACCAGCTGTCTCTTGCAATTTTGTATGAAGAGGCTTGAAATTGCACTGATTTTGGAATCAATAGGTTTTACCTCGTCCTGTCCTACAGAATGTCCAAGGTAAGTCGCCCTTGCcaaaccaaactcagatttggcgaggttgacagtcaacattgctttgctcagtctctcaaagaacttccgcatgagtttGGTGTGTTCCTCCAAGGTGTCACTGTACAGGACAACATTGTCGACGTGTGCTTCGCATCCTTCTATAGTTAGGATATGACGTCGTTAATCATCCGTTGGAATGtggccggagagttcttcattccgaagggcattaccttgtactggaacaatcctcTGGTGTAAcgaaggcggatatttcacgagcacgagccGACAGAGGGACTTGCAAAAATCCCTTTTGtagatcaaattttgtcacatacttggctttttcCATTCgatcgatgcagtcatcaatcctcgggattgggaaagtgtctgtatTTGTGAGAGTGTTGACTTTCCtgtagtccgtgcacatacgatagcTTTGATATAGTTTTGGCACAattatgcacggcgaactccagttacttttaccgGGTTCAATAAAGTCCTAATCCAGCagatatttgacttcttcctggagatatttcgctttcgtcggattcagtctgtatggatgttgtttcacAGGCTTACTGACGCTGACATCAAGGTCGTGATATATGATGTTTGTCTTTGTTGGAACATCTCTGAACAAGTGTTCATATTCGTTgatcagttctttcacctgttgttgttgtgaagGCTGGGGGTGTGTCAACTTTGACTCaagattctccaggatttctgaattCTGGAGTTTGACCAAGCCCATCTTTGAATTAAAAGTATTTTCACTTAAGTCAGTTTCAATATCGCTACCTTGATAATGGTTTgtactgactgcactgacaggttgTTTTACAGTAGAATTATTCCTAtctaaatatggcttaagcatattcatgtggcataactgtttttatttttgcctgtcaggtgttattatgatgtaatttaagaAGAACTAGAACTTTTTGACcaggttcaaacttccgttttaaGGTATTTTTATCGTATTTTACTTTCATTGATCGCTGAGATGATTCAAGGTTTCCTCCGTCTAATTCACATGCCTTAGAGagctttgtacgaaaatctgatacatattgtaaaatattcacataATCATtgtcgtctgataggaatttctctttgaaaagcttgagtgggccacggactgtgtgTCCAATAGCTAAAATGGGCTGAACCAAGAGACTCTAGacttgactctctaacagcaaagagcagataATAAATTCCTTCATCctactgcttctctgtgtcaaaacagtaggtcctaatcatatttttcaaggtttcatgaaattgcTCGAAAGCACCCCGTCTTTCTTGGTGATAGACGAAAGAGGGTACAGTTTAATGCCTAActgatttgttgaaaatttttaaacataaagttggagccttgatcggactggacacatttagaaaggccaaataaagtgaaaaacttgattaaagctctcactatagtctttacCTTTATATTTCCCAGTAGTATAGCTTCTGGGAACCGGGTAGATGTACACATCATTGTCAACATCAACTcgtttcctgatcttgtttttagtaggggcccaacacagtctatgagTATCCAACTAAATGTTTCTTAAAATGCAGAAATTGGCTGTAAAatggggcctttggaatggtctgatttggcgttcctaccatttgacatgtgtgacaagttttacagaaatgtacaacaccctgcctgagattaggccaataaaaatgactgagaattttatgataggtCTTAttgactcctaaatgaccagccaagggcgtttcatgggccaggcgcaatatttcagcacggtagggctttggaaccacaatttgatgttttatagcccaatcacCATCacccaagacatctggaggtctccattttcGCATGAGAATACCATTTTTGCATAATAACAAAAATGACTATCTTAAGTTTCAGCTTCGTCAACAACCCtgttaaacaaacacaaaatatctgggtctttgtgttgttctgcaatgagatttggtctaaaaaatgtctgacctcggtcagcagaagttttactggaagtttcgaATCCACTaaggataacggaatgatccgtgtcaaacacctgactggaAAAGTGTAATTTAAGTCAACGTCTGTTAcatcatttttgagaatattttaattctcagaagttttctttgacatggctcgagaaACAGCACATGCAGAATACATCAAATCAGACATTTCCTGCTCAATTGGCTCTGCATCCTGATTTAAACTAGGTTTATAagtcacaagtggatttgtaatgaccttgtccccagcaaggtcgtttccaaggagaaggtgaatcccttcaaaaggcaaaaaggcctaataccttaagtcacaggtccagaaacaaagtccgtagacaaatagacattatggagaggaacaagAATGTAGTCACTTCAATCTatccccttaataagaactttagaacctgaaaatgaattttcagaaaacggcagaaTATCTGCATGTCAACAAAAGAGATTTGGACGTCCCGGTacctcttaaaattttgacagcggTATCGGAAGACAAagcactagaaagtgatattaaaccatcatgaataaatggttcgaaattACCCATAATGccatcttgagaagaattgaccttgacctcattaattggggataagagggatttaacctcagaaaatgtgttgcacacattattagactctaattgagatgatgaagaaacaaaccggtgggcttagatccactttggcCACTCTGACcttcatgttttcttttcaatcagagacaatctgacattaaatggccgccTTTCCTACAATAAtgacaagaaagtgtaccaaattGTTTCCCAGAAGGAGATTGGGACTTTGGATCTGATGACGttggagtgttacttgaactctgtgaactgttatcatttgattttctactctcctttgagaaattcttgaatgaagaggaggagttaaatttcgCTACATGGTTTCGATATGAAAAGGACTGAATTGATTTTCTGACAAATGAAGTTttatgggtcaatgaataatcttcggccaaacgtgcagcaacctccaatgtatctgccttttgttgaTTGATAAATGTCATGATGTCACTTCGAATACATcgtttaaattcctcaatcaaaatgACTTGCCTCAGCTTTTCGTGATTTTGACaaaccttttcagaagaacatcaacgatcaaacagttgttcctTTGTTCGAACAAATTCAACATCAGTTTGATCCTTCGCtgtctcacaatccctaaatttctgacggtaagcttcggGCAATAACTCATAACCATTGAGTATTAATTCCTTCACTgtatcataatctgaagcctgctctactgaaaactgaatgtaaatttctctggctttgccCACAAAAGCATGGACCAGGACTTcctaggccaattcagactatgagcaattttctcaaattggagaaaatatttgtcagcaTCCTTTTCCTGGAAGGGGGAACTAAtttgaaatgcttagtgatgtcaaaattgtctgaagtgAAGAATTtccctgactgtccaagctctaaacattttatttctaactgtagtcgctGCTCTTCTGTTTTGTCTGGTGGTTCCCTTTCTTTCATTactaattctttttctttcatttgcaattctagtttcttaagctccaaattgGTCTGCATTTCTGATTCTAATTTCTTCAGTTCTATGGTGGATTCAGGCACATACTCTTTCAAgatggattcctcaaattggcgtaaactaactaaatgttttgctaTATTGCACTCAATTTCCTTCTTACGCatatcttttgacttctacgtTAAGGAAATTGCCCAGTGCAATTAGGTCGTCTTTCTTGAAGAAATCAAATGTGGCCTGATCAAGGTCCTCCATTTCGTCTGGTTTGAATTCTgccatgatgaaatttgctgagTTAACAATATACAGTAGTTTGGTACTGgctggtaaaatgttgtcaaacggctcaaaatgtttgATCCCGGACAAGCCTGCAAATGTGTTACATGAGAGGAAATAACAAAACGGTGAACtcatctttttctttttaaaacgaaatttattacaaaaaaaactaatcactaagtcaagggataaagtacaaactgtaaaggtttacaggctacttatctcagttTGGACGGCATTAGACTCCAGAGTTAGACAGGGAGCTGGACAGACCGATGCAGtccttggcttgcaggcttgaggttgAACAAAGTCTATAGAATAAATCAAGCATtgctgtgaaggtcttgaaaagtcttaatattaatactgctggagtgtCCAAAGCCTTGAAGTAACATGTCTGTGACatgatcccaaatgtctgactgaaaaGACTGTGCCATTCTCTATTCATACTCAAGTGGTTATATAAGAGAATATAATATGGTTATATATGTGCttcttttctgtacttttttaacTATGGACgatttttaataatttgtccgaaataaaacctaataataataagaagaagaacaatctagaacttctattgatatgctaattactgctctaaaataTCTCCGCTAGTGACTTATTGAATTTCTACAAAGTtgtaaacatgactaattgacttcaaggtcatgaaggacagtgaccttaagAATGTTCTACATTAATTAAACTAaggtcatgagtgtgggggaaaattacCTTTGTAACATTGTGTCGTATTCTGCATACATTGGTATTGTTTCTCTATAAATTTTTCTCATCATAGGTGATACGAAATCGTTTCATATACATAAAAACTAGATTGATCAAGGATTCgttgtttttatgttttaagGGCTCTGACTCATTCAGGGCAAATGTATTCTTGTGCTGCCTGACAagctgattttgaaaatatctgcTTCCGATGACGTGCCGATTTTCCACTACATTTTACACTACATCCGCTAGACGACTGAAACTATAAACTGTAACTTTTAAAGTCTTTTACCCATTACTTTTGTTCTCACCATGGGAAGGATCCTCGTGATTAATTATCaactaaaattgcaaaataaaggAGAGATTAGATATTAAGGGACAATAGCTTTGCAGTAACTTTTGAAAATGGTTCCATTCACTTTGTCAAACAATAAGCCCATTAGTAAATCAGTACATGCTCCTACGGAGGGGAGGGGGCTGAAATAAATAACCAAAGAGCATTTatgatatgaaaaatatattttagtcTGCGCAATTTTACTGAATATGAGGAAAATGGATCCAACACCCTAATAGGCTGAGAGTTTGGGACTCCCACTGAGCTTGGTACACTCCTTCGAAGCCCATTGGTTGGATTATTTTTCTCCCTTTCCAAAAAAAGTAACATTGTAGTCTGAAAATTGTTAACTTTCGAAATttgtcaatacaaaactagttatATCTGTGCATGTATATGACAACTGATAGAAATGTACCTGTGTACTTGACTAGACTAGGTTGGTTAGCACTGCATACATTTACAACGAATTGGATATTTGAATTTCGCCGCAAACataaatttacaatacaaaactaaatttttaaGATGCATTAGTTGGCCTGAATTCTGAAGTCTGTTTTtcgggtgactcacagtcccttaACCCTTTAACCGAAAGTGAAGCCATACGTAGTTAAGTATAGTTGGTCCATCAGACACTGCAGTAGTAAACTCACTCATATTATGATGTATTTCCCGGGAATGCATTTCGATACACTTTAATTTcgaaacaaaacatgaaaaataacgTGTTGTTATCAACGGCACAGTATGTGAATCGTTGCGTGGAAGTAACATTTCTCGAATACTCAATAGGCGACCTCTTGCCATTCAAACACATGGTCAATATCTGGTTCTAGCGTAAttactttgatttcaaaatatttaccgGGCATATGGTGCTACTTCTTCGTTTTCTGTTGATAGTTTTGTAAGTTGAATGGCCTTAgcctttgaaaaattgaaataacactTCACTTATTGTGTTCTTTACAGTCTCAAGCTCCAAAATTTAGCTCAAGACCTTCCCATGCGAAAGTCATCCGAATACTGTGTTTCATACCAACGCCACCCAAAAACAATGAACAACTGACAGCAGTGAGAGACACTTGGGGCAAACGATGtgataaaatgttgtttttcagTAGTAAAACAAATCGGAGCCAGGCGATCATTGGTCTAAATGTCACTGAAGGTCGGAAATTCCTGTGGGGAAAAGTAAAGGCCGCTTTTAAGTACATCTATGAGCACCATATAAACGATGCTGATTGGTTTATGAAAGCCGATGACGACACATACGTCATCGTTGAAAATCTGCGAAACATGCTGGAGCAGGAAGACACGACACAGTTGACTTATTTTGGTCTCAGGTTTATACTCAAAAATAATACCAAACGAATTCACATGGACGGGGGTGCGGGCTATGTTATGAGCAAGGCGGTGCTGACAAAACTGGTGGAAATTGGATTGGAAAACGCTTCCCTGTGCCGTCAGCAAGAACAAGGTTCCGAAGACGTAACATTAGCCCGGTGCTTGGAAAGTCTTGGTGTTTCATATGGCGATTCGAGGGACGAATCTGGAAAACAACGATTCTTTCGTATCCCTTTAGGCGCGTACTTCAAGATGGCGGTACCCGAAGAGGTACGCAGGGTTGAATACTACCCGTCTGCTGAGGTCGGTAGTCtcacattttccattttcatcccgagagagagagagagagagagagagagagagagagagagagagagagaggggggggggagggacagagacagaggcagtgacagacaggcagatagaGACTGATGAACATacgcaaaaatcgcactacaaaGTTTTCGTATCATCTCGCTACACGTTTTTCTGTAtcgtacggtggcccaaaactacctgttctccgcgtttaaagtctgcgtcgcattcaatttttttcctctaACATATGtatccgcattcaaagtctgcgtcgcattcaatttttttcctctcATAATGtatccgcattcaaagtctgcgtcgcattcagttgtttttctctcatataagcttatgtctccgcattcaaagtctgcgtcgcattcaattgtttttctctcacatatgtgtccgcattcaaagtctgcgtcgcattcaattgttgttctctcacatatgtctccgttttcaaagtctgcgtcgcattcaattgtttttctctcatataagcttatgtctccgcattcaaagtctgcgtcgcattcaatcgCTTCTCTCTcatataagcttatgtctccgcattcaaagtctgcgtcgcattcaattgttgttctctcacatatgtctccgttttcaaagtctgcgtcgcattcaattgtttttctctcatatAAGCTTATGTcgaattcaattgtttttctctcacatctgtctccgcattcaaagtctgcgtcgcattcaattgtttttctctcatataagcttatgtctccgcattcaaagtctgcgtcgcattcaattgttgttctctcacatatgtctccgttttcaaagtctgcgtcgcattcaattgtttttctctcatataagcttatgtctccgcattcaaagtctgcgttgcattcaattgttttttctctcacatctgtctccgcattcaaagtctgcgtcgcattcaattgtttttctctcatataagcttatgtctccgcattcaaagtctgcgtcgcattcaattgtttttctctcacatatgtctccgcattcaaagtctgcgtcgcattcaattgtttttctctcatataagcatatgtctccgcattcaaagtctgcgtcgcattcaattgtttttctctcacatatgtctccgcattcaaagtctgcgtcgcattcaattgtttctctctcacatatgtctccgcattcaaagtctgcgtcgcattcaattggcCACTGTCTAGCCCTGGATGTATTGGCAGTTGTGGGACTGGCTGCTGTTTTACATGCGGACGCTCATGTGGGGCCCATAGGATGCGTCCATACTGGTGAGCAGCGTATCCccttggctagatcattaaccccataagcctacaatacaatgaataactttgtcacttaccttc
This genomic window contains:
- the LOC139141265 gene encoding glycoprotein-N-acetylgalactosamine 3-beta-galactosyltransferase 1-like, with protein sequence MLFFSSKTNRSQAIIGLNVTEGRKFLWGKVKAAFKYIYEHHINDADWFMKADDDTYVIVENLRNMLEQEDTTQLTYFGLRFILKNNTKRIHMDGGAGYVMSKAVLTKLVEIGLENASLCRQQEQGSEDVTLARCLESLGVSYGDSRDESGKQRFFRIPLGAYFKMAVPEEVRRVEYYPSAESFMTFAGSY